Below is a genomic region from Syngnathus typhle isolate RoL2023-S1 ecotype Sweden linkage group LG3, RoL_Styp_1.0, whole genome shotgun sequence.
CTCGAAGCGACAACAAAGGAGAAGACTCACAGCACTCGCAGATGCTTCAGGCCGGAAAAGTCCGACTTGCTGATGACGGTCAGGTTGTTGCCGTTCAGGTCCCTGcaacaacaagaagaaaagCGGGAAATGGAAAACCTCCAACGCTTAGCATGCCGGCGGCCTTTTCAATCGGCAAGCGCAAGTGTCTTTtatttgctcgctcgctcgcagcaACGGGGAGCGGCCGCCACCAATTTGTCTCCCTTCTCGATGCAAAGGAACGCCATCAATTATTTACGTCAAGTCAATTTGATGTGATCATTTCTGCTGCAAATAGCTGATGTCAGGAATGCTTCCCTCTGACGTTGCCATACACTTCAAGTCAGGGAACCCGCTAAAGCTGACCTGCCCACTTTGCCACTTTGAGGAACTTGCCAGCGCAAGCACGCCCGGGCGCCCGCTCGCCAAACTTGTTTCTTCAACACATGCACGACGCACATACTCACAGCCTTTCCACTCCTCTGGGGATGTCGGTGGGCACGGCGCGGATCCCGAGGCCGTGGCAGTCCACCGTGTTCCCCAGGCAGCTACAGGGAGCCGGGCAGGCCCgcacgctgccgccgccgcctcctcctccaaccCCCGACACCACGGCCAGCAGCGCCAGGAGCCGCAGGGATGCCCGCCCGCATCCTCTTGACCTCCCGCTCATGACAGATATGCAGATGCGGGAGCGCCGCTGCCTCCTCCAGGAAGCCGATGCCCGAGGAAGGAGCGCCCAGGTAGGGTGGGACGACCAGAAGCAGATGCCGTCGATTTAAGGTCGGCTTGGGCTCCAGTGCACTGTGCCGACTGActcgtcttcttcctcttcgCTTGGCTTCTTCCTCTCATTGAGTCATTGTGCGGCGTGGATGCCAGCCACTGGtggggggtcgggggggggggggggggggcgtgactcactctctctgtccctctctctctctctctctccacacgCACAGAGCAATCATCCATCAAAAGCTTTTCCAAACAACAGCAGTAAGACTCCGCCCCAGCAGCTCCCAGGGGCAAAGTCATTCTATTCATCCTCCCTGTCCTCGCTACTGTAAGCCCCGCCccttcaaagtgtgtgtgtgtgggggggggactgtgaacatgatgggggggAGCAAATAGAAGAGACGCCAAAGCATCCGAGTCAGCAGATTGGCGGGAAAGCACAAGTGCGCTGGATGTCGTTTGTCTTTTCATTGTCTTCCTCCAAAACTTCTTTCTGTCCAATTGCTTGCTTGCAAAGGCGTCATCTGGTTCAGATCTGGATTCAAACACGTTATGGAAACAAATCAGACATCAATTGTCCAATTCCATTTCAATCATTTGAAATGTCTGATCTGGATCAGATCCGGATCAACACATGACCCACGCAGCGAATCGTTATTGTGAGGACGCTTACATTGTGCACCTACAAACGCGTGACCTGGATCCGATCTGGatcaaaagacattttgacaaaGGTGGAAGAGATTGAACTCCATTTTCCATTTGTCAACGAGCTCATCATTTCCACGGCTTCCGGGGTAGTCGACACCTTCTTCCTTTGGATGAGGCAGGGAGATACATCGACAGTCGGGGGAGGAAAGCCGAAAGTGAAAGCGCAACACATTTGCttatctcatctcatctcatttcTCTAAGAGTGTGCTCATGCGTGTCAGTGAGGGGAAAGAGGAAGAAGGCCAGTTGTCATGCTTCATTTGGTTTTCGCACGCACGGCCGTAGACGAGAGAGACGAGCAAGTATCGACCGAAGCGGCAAAGATGCGCTGGACGCCGCGGAAGGGATTGGGCCTGTTTGTGGCCTTGCTCTTGGACGTACAAGGTACGACGTTTGGCTCGCAATCCGTTGCAATGCCGACTTTTGCCATTTGATTATTATCGTCTTCCAGCGCATCGACCAAAATGTCTTTGATAGAAAAAGAACCACTTTGGGATTTCTCCAGGGATCACGACAAATTTGCATGTACGGATGTGCTCTGTGATCGAGCAGAAAACATCTTGACGATTGCAATGAGCAAAAGATGAGCGGCGGGCCCTCCCTCGTGCTTTCATCGACTGTAATCCGGAGCTGATCCGGCCACGTTCGGCAGCGCTAAAAACACCTTTGCCGGCCGGACATTTGCTCCATCTGGATCTGATCTGGTTTACATTTTGAAACGGCGACACGCCCTAACATTGAATTGGCATGGCTTTGCTTCCTTCCAGATGCCTAATCTGGATCAGATCTggtttcaaacacaaacacagccATATTGTCTGTCAGCCGCCCGGCCCGGTGCATCTTCAATCACTTCCAAATAGGTCATTGCGATTCGATTTGCTCCAAATGCATTTGCCGTGTAACATTTGCATGGCTTCGGAATCGTCGTCGGAACAAATTGTCTTTTCAAAAGTTTTCTTGGGCTTAATAAAAATGAGCAGGCAGGAAACGTCGAGCGCCGAGAGCAGAAGGAAGAAGCTTGCGCCCGTCTCACGGTGCGTCTCATTTTCTCACGCTACAAAGTTGCGGTGGTGCATGTCAATGAGGCAAAGAGGAAGAAGCTCTGAGACGGACGGCCTCGTAGTCGCTGCGTGCCATGTTGGAGCAGAGCAGATCTGGATTCAAATAGGGTTGGGCGACAATAGTTGCAGTTTTCAGTGCCCCCTCCccggaaggaaaaagaaaataaaaataccttGATCCAAGAGTACATTTGCATGCTTTTCAGTGCTGGCGACGGATGGCTGGGGAGGGCGCTACACTCTCAGCACCGTCTGTGGCCTGGAGGGAAGCACGGTGGAGCTCCAGTGCGCCTACTGGCACCCGACAACCGACAAACGCCAAAGCATTTACACAACGGAGACTTGGTGGCACACCGAGACCGACTGGCCCAAGGGAAAGCAGCCCAAAGATTTGCGTTTGGACCCCCAATACTCCGGTCGAGTGCGCGTTGACTGCCAACGGAAGAAGTGCACGCTGTTCATCCAGGAGCTGAAAGAAAGCGACGCCGGCGAGTACAGATTCAGATTCGTCACGTCAGGTGGAAGAGGCTTCAGCGTCGCGCCTGGAGTCACTCTGAGTGTCACCGGTAAGGATTCTTACGCCAATGAATGGAACGCGCGCGGCTTTTGGCGCAAGGAGGTCGGCATCCCTGCGGCAAACTCCCGCGAGGTCAAATGTGTGAGCGAGCGCCAGCCTGGAATGTCAGAACGCAGAGCAAAGCTGTTGTGCGCTGCCCTGCTACTGCAGAcattgcacacgcacgcacgcaaacgtGAAGCGGCTCGGCGGGAATGCAATAGAACACATTTACAATGAAATGGTTTGACACTCTTCTTGACTAATTCAGAGCTCAGCGTACAAGCGATGACGGGGGCCACACTCAAGTGTGAGAGCAAGTGCTTTCCGACGGCTTCTCCTTCCTTCATCTGGTACAAGAATGGAGAGGAAACCAAAGATTCCACTACCCAATTCCTATATTATCCCACCCCCCAAAACAGCTACGCATGTGCTCTACGAGACTATGAGCAGCTTGCATCTCCTCCCGTGTGTGAGTTAGCGACTCCCGCCACGACGGTCCGTAGCACCTAGCTCCTTGCTAAAGCTAAACTGTTGTTTAATCTTGCAGGTGAGTCACGTTACACCTCATGTCCCAAGGTGGTTTACGACAGCAGACGCATGTGCGCCCTCAAAGGCTCGACAGTGGATATCTGGTGCTCTTATAGCCCCTACAGCGAGGTCAAGTCCCGATTCTGGTACACAGACCAATGGCAACCTCGGGACCTTAGGTCGGACGACCGCTATAAAGGTCGTGTCAAATTCCCTCGATCAATCTATGGACGATCGACTCTGAGAATCAATGACGTGACGGAGAGCGATTCTGCGGAGTATCGCTTCAAATTCTCCACAGCAAGTTCTGAATGGAGGGGCCGTTTGCCGGGAACCAATTTGACAGTCACAGGTAAGAGTGAAAGGTAGCAGAGAACATTGACTGCAAAAACAAGGTGCAGGGCCACTTGAGGGTCTTGGCAACAAAAGTAAAGATGGAGATTTGCTTTCGGGGATGTGAGCAGGGGCAGAATGTGAACGCATTTGGCTTCTGTGATGCTCTTTCAAGACCCTCCCTCTTTCCCTCTCACCCATTGATCGCACCTTTTGCCTCCAGCTGCGCAGGTGCAGGTGACAAACTTCACAGGTGGAAGCCCAGACGTCATCGCTCAGCTGGTGTGTCACACGACATGCAACCTGgaagttcctttgtctttttgctGGTTCGTGAATGCACACCAAGTGGGCAACTGCGAGCCTTCCCAGACGGCCAAACCTCGGCAAATCACTTTATCTCCCGGAGACTACGTCACCTGTCAAGTGGAAAGAAATCCATTCGGCGTCTCTTCTCGTCTGTGTgagggatttttgttttttactcatTCTGTTCACTAGACCGGCCCACTGAGCAATGGATTGGTTTATTGTCAATATCTATCCGTTTTCATGACCGACCGCTTCATCTTCCTTATTTCCCTTGCTCACTTGGCATTGTGGTCACTGTGCTCGAGTCATTACTGCCCCCCGCAGGACAGCAATTGAACAGCATTACTCTCATGACTTGTCTGCCCTCTACTGAGTGACGTTGTCTACCACCACCTTCTTCCCTCCTCGTTCAGATGCTCTGGCGGCCCCCTCGGTGTCGGCGAGTCACTCGGGTGATGGTATCTTGAAGGGTCAGCGGCTGACTCTGACCTGCACAGTCAACCCATCAGCATCATGTACATACGGGTGGTTTAAGGAGACCGGAAACTCAGGTCATCAAAAAGTGAGTGACAAACCTGCCCTGGTCATCCCATCCATCAAGGCTTCAGACTCTGCGGATTATTTTTGTACCGTGGCAAATGAGCTGGGGGAGAAGCAGTCAGAACGCATCAAAGTCAATGTGAAATGTAAGTACAGTACCTCACCTGCTGGTTTAGGACTCGTCGTTGAGGCCAATTGTGCTCCTCAGATCCTCCGGAGGATGTCGCTTTGGAGGCCATTCCATCAGCAGTCCCTTCGGAGGGCCAGTCTGTGAGTCTGAAGTGCAGCAATGGCACTAATCCAAAGGCTCGCTACGCGTTTTACAAGGACAACGAACGGGTGGGCCGGGAACCGGGCGGATTTGTCAATTTCAGTTCTATCAGGCCTGAAGATGCCGGAAACTTCCACTGCCAGGCCTGCAATGAATACGGATGCGTCAATTCTACAAAGGTTCTCCTAGACGTCGAATGTAAGTGGACAAAGTGGCGCTGGAGACTAGCGGAGTCAATCTCCAGACTTCAACCCTAGCGAGCGTGCCTTGTGTTGACCTTCCGTTAAGCTTTTATGCCAACCAGTTGTGTTGTTTGAAACCATCCAAAGCGTTTTCGCCCTAGACGGTCCTCGGCTGCCCAAGGTCTCAGCCACATACTCGGGTTCTGTCGGGGTGGGCTCTTGGGTCAGCCTGACCTGCAGCAGTGATGCCAACCCCAGCGCAAGCTACATTTGGTACCACGAGAACTCTCGCAAGTCCGACATGGCCGTCTTCAACATCAGCGACTACCGAGCGGAGCTCCACGGCGAGTATCGCTGCCAAGCCTGGAACAGAGTGGGGAACCAGAGCACCACGCTGTGGCTCTCCACCGAGGCCAGTAAGTTACGGTTCTGTCGGTTCTGTTCTGCATTGTCagctttgcttttcttttcataaCTGCTTGATCAGGTCTACTGAAGGTGATGACGGTGGTTCGCGTGCTGGCTGGCTTGCTCCTCCTCGTCCTGATTCTTGGGGCCGCCCTGCTGCACAGGTGGGTTCCATTTTTTTGTACTTTATTTACATATGGTTAGGGAATTCTAAAAAAGTGTATTAAaaagcccattttaaaacgtgaaCGTTTCTAAATTTAGGAAgaatacaaatgacaaaataatgatcagAATATAAAGTGAAAAAGATTTTGTGGACAAAGGTGttcatttcattttgtgtttgtttgataTTTTAGGAAAACGATGGCAGCAGCAGCtcaggtgaaaaaaaacatcatcatgTATATCTTATTTGGATAGGACTAAAAATGTTAAGAAGACGTGAAAATGTTACGAAACTAGAAAAATAAGGAAAAAAGTGTAAACCTGATCCAAAATGTGCTCAGCCAAACGCAAGCGCAGAACACAGCACGGGCGGTCCGGACGAGCCGCTGTACTCCACAGGCGGTCCAGACGAGCTGCTGTACTCCACGGGCGGTCCGGACGAGCTGCTGTACTCCACGGGCGGTCCGGACGAGCTGGCTTTCTCCGAGCCCGACGCCATCTACTCCAACGTCGCCCGGGCCGAGAGGCGCCGGAGCGAGGATCGGGACGAGGGAGTGGAGGACATTGCCGTCAACTGCCGGCCTCCAGGTGACTTTCAATTTGGCTGGAAAATACTGAAATCTGCCAAGACATGTCcccgacaaaaaaataaataaaatcctccTCAATAGACCTGCAAAAATATAACCGCTTCacctttcccccccaaaaatgggATGGTCATACTGGATGGTCTCTCTGGTTGTCTCCACCCGCAGGCCCAGGCCGGAAGCTGGAGCGGACGCCGACGCGTGAGGCGCGCTCTacagcaagtcaagtcaagtcaagttgatttgtatggccctaaatcacaagcagtctcaaagggcttcacataggcaaacaattgacaattcttctcaaagcatcccctgatcttaagctcccaaaagggcaaggaaaaagtccaaaaaaccctaccaggggaaaatgagaaaccttgacagatggaaggatccccctttccgGATCACCAGGCtccaatggatgcagagagggcacaaataatacatcATATGAAAAGCGAAGGgagcgaaaacaaactccagccgaatcggccactacaggttgattaaaggccatatcctacaaatgtgtctttaaacgtgtcttgaatgtttctactgaggtaacagttctaatatccattggtagggcattccaaagctctggagccccaatagaaaatgctctagagcctgcagacattttcttggccctctgtgtcgctaaaagggtcgcgttttgcgaacgaaggttacgagacggaacataaccaaacaactaggtcgacgagatatgaaggcgctaagccatgcagtgatttataagttaatagaagaaccttgaagtcacatcttaaaggGAGCGGGAGCCAATggaagttggctaatattggggtaatgtgatcaca
It encodes:
- the LOC133151963 gene encoding sialoadhesin-like isoform X1, with protein sequence MLHLVFARTAVDERDEQVSTEAAKMRWTPRKGLGLFVALLLDVQVLATDGWGGRYTLSTVCGLEGSTVELQCAYWHPTTDKRQSIYTTETWWHTETDWPKGKQPKDLRLDPQYSGRVRVDCQRKKCTLFIQELKESDAGEYRFRFVTSGGRGFSVAPGVTLSVTELSVQAMTGATLKCESKCFPTASPSFIWYKNGEETKDSTTQFLYYPTPQNSYACALRDYEQLASPPVCESRYTSCPKVVYDSRRMCALKGSTVDIWCSYSPYSEVKSRFWYTDQWQPRDLRSDDRYKGRVKFPRSIYGRSTLRINDVTESDSAEYRFKFSTASSEWRGRLPGTNLTVTAAQVQVTNFTGGSPDVIAQLVCHTTCNLEVPLSFCWFVNAHQVGNCEPSQTAKPRQITLSPGDYVTCQVERNPFGVSSRLYALAAPSVSASHSGDGILKGQRLTLTCTVNPSASCTYGWFKETGNSGHQKVSDKPALVIPSIKASDSADYFCTVANELGEKQSERIKVNVKYPPEDVALEAIPSAVPSEGQSVSLKCSNGTNPKARYAFYKDNERVGREPGGFVNFSSIRPEDAGNFHCQACNEYGCVNSTKVLLDVEYGPRLPKVSATYSGSVGVGSWVSLTCSSDANPSASYIWYHENSRKSDMAVFNISDYRAELHGEYRCQAWNRVGNQSTTLWLSTEASLLKVMTVVRVLAGLLLLVLILGAALLHRKTMAAAAQPNASAEHSTGGPDEPLYSTGGPDELLYSTGGPDELLYSTGGPDELAFSEPDAIYSNVARAERRRSEDRDEGVEDIAVNCRPPGPGRKLERTPTREARSTASQVKSS
- the LOC133151963 gene encoding sialoadhesin-like isoform X2 — encoded protein: MLHLVFARTAVDERDEQVSTEAAKMRWTPRKGLGLFVALLLDVQVLATDGWGGRYTLSTVCGLEGSTVELQCAYWHPTTDKRQSIYTTETWWHTETDWPKGKQPKDLRLDPQYSGRVRVDCQRKKCTLFIQELKESDAGEYRFRFVTSGGRGFSVAPGVTLSVTELSVQAMTGATLKCESKCFPTASPSFIWYKNGEETKDSTTQFLYYPTPQNSYACALRDYEQLASPPVCESRYTSCPKVVYDSRRMCALKGSTVDIWCSYSPYSEVKSRFWYTDQWQPRDLRSDDRYKGRVKFPRSIYGRSTLRINDVTESDSAEYRFKFSTASSEWRGRLPGTNLTVTAAQVQVTNFTGGSPDVIAQLVCHTTCNLEVPLSFCWFVNAHQVGNCEPSQTAKPRQITLSPGDYVTCQVERNPFGVSSRLYALAAPSVSASHSGDGILKGQRLTLTCTVNPSASCTYGWFKETGNSGHQKVSDKPALVIPSIKASDSADYFCTVANELGEKQSERIKVNVKYPPEDVALEAIPSAVPSEGQSVSLKCSNGTNPKARYAFYKDNERVGREPGGFVNFSSIRPEDAGNFHCQACNEYGCVNSTKVLLDVEYGPRLPKVSATYSGSVGVGSWVSLTCSSDANPSASYIWYHENSRKSDMAVFNISDYRAELHGEYRCQAWNRVGNQSTTLWLSTEASKSTEGDDGGSRAGWLAPPRPDSWGRPAAQENDGSSSSAKRKRRTQHGRSGRAAVLHRRSRRAAVLHGRSGRAAVLHGRSGRAGFLRARRHLLQRRPGREAPERGSGRGSGGHCRQLPASRPRPEAGADADA